Within Topomyia yanbarensis strain Yona2022 chromosome 2, ASM3024719v1, whole genome shotgun sequence, the genomic segment ATCATGGGAATCCACTTGCCGTTAGAGCTAAAATCTAGCGAGCCGACAAGAGTGCGAGTGACACACGAGCCTATAGCGAAGGCAGATAACTCACATGAATCAAGCATATTTGCCGCTCGTGCTGATCGTCACATATTTGAGAGTTCTTCGAAAACGTGTGTACAGCAGTAGGGAGCATACAGTGTGAGTCTCGCGCTCGCTGGCGAACGAGGAGGGTGTGTTGGCTTCTCGCTCTTTTAGCAACACTGATTGATATTTCATGCACTGTTTATCACAGTCCCTTATTGACTGTCGTACCCTATCATACCATCTGTCTATAGTAAACAACACATCCATACGCGGCGTCCATatgcaaaagctcaagttacccacttgaagctcttgtcacatgacgttctgtcagatggcatctcagagctttttatagcacgttccatatgacagttcttactgtcaactgccgttccgtgaatggcaaattgtttatacacaaagaatatttcgtacgtatatcactgcgaaatattctttttcaacatTTATCATAAGACTTACACTTTTTGTAGCATACGCTCCCGGATGCTTTTTGTTTCGACTAGCTTTGGAAGTTCGCTTGGCAGTGGAACAATAACCCTCACGGTGTCCGACAATGCCGCAATCTTTGCATTTGTGGCTCCTATGAGTACAGTCTCGAACGAAATGCATTCCTCCACAGAACCAGCAGGGCGTTGAGGGAATGTTTTTGTCTGGTTCGGCTGTTTCCACTGGCGGCTTCTGTTGATGTTTTGaaaattgttgttttcgctTGATGAAATTTACCGATGACGTTGATGCTGATGACTCGATCATTGCCGTGTCCCGCTTTAGGCGCAACAATCGCTGACAATCTTCCGAAAGATGATCGAGAGTGACATCATCGCGTTCCTCAATCTTCGACAATAGCCGCGTTCGTATTTCGCCGTCTCCTTCCGACTTTAGTCCGCAAACAAACATAAGACATTTGAACTGCTCCTCGGTTAGTTTGCTCAGCTCGAATTCAACGCAGGCCTTGTTGATTCGACAAGCATATGTGACGTAGTCATCGGTCGGTTGTTTGGTCACCTGCAAACACTGATACCGTTTACTGATGACGGACTCCGCAGCGCCGAAaaggattttcagtttttcaactGTGTCAGTAAATTTGTAGCCCTTCGGCAATTTCGGCAGGATGTAACTCACATATCTTTCGTGCTCAGATGATCCGAGTTTTCGCATGAGCAAGCGGACTTTCGCTTCATCGTCCAGCCGTACAGCATCTTGCTCGAACAAATCGTCGTATCTGCCATACCATGCAGCGAAGGTTATGTTTTCATCCGGATCGTAGCGAAACTCTTTAATGTTGTTTGCTAGTGAGTCGAGAATCATTTCAGGATTTGGAGGGACCTGAATACTGATTGATGAGATGATACTCCGGAAGAAATCTTACTGCTGCTGCATTaactgttgttgctgctgctgcattAGCTGATGAAAGAGCTGGTAGGATGCTTCGGCGGAAGACGAGCTGGTACTTGAAGATTGCTGCGCTGATGGTGGACCGTTGAAAAATGGAGCAGAATGTCGCTGATGATTTTGCTGCATTCCCGGGTGTTGTGGGTTTACTCCTGGCGGTAGTGGACCGCCTGGCAAGCCGTTTCCCGGCTGATGCTGCTCCGGATTGAGGTTAGATTCCGCCATACTTTCGTTTTCACGTGGGTGATAAAGATTGGCTTTCGACCGCCAATTTTACTAAAAAAAACTCGTCGCCACTGTTATGGGCCATGTTCGGAGGTGACCGATAGAGAGTTCACACGACCCATACGTTAAAACATATACTTTATTAAAATAATAACGCGAACAACACAGAGTGATAAAAACGCGTGTTACTGCTACTGAACTACATTACATTCTGATCCAGCCAATCGGATGCTGTTCGTTGCGTCAACTGAGTGACAGGCGGGCTGCCACCAGTGAGCCCAGCAATTCCTATTGGGTTGTAGGGATGTCCACGTCTCCAACAATGGCAAAACAACTGCTGTAGCAGTTCGTGTCGGAATTGAGGAACGATGTATGTATGGCAAGTTCCCATGCCGCAggagatgtgtttttttttaattattaatcAGGACCAATTGCCCGGAATCTAGATTCTGTTGAAATGGTTGCCACTTGTTCCTAGGTTGAAGTGTGGCAACATATTCGTCCCTCCAACGTGTCCATATCTCATCAATGTAACATTGAATGCGTTGCCATCTGTTTAGACGGCCCTCCTGGATGTGGCTGATATTTGGTTCTGGCAGTAAGAGGCTGATTGATAATAAAATGCCCTGGAGTGAGGGCCACGTAGGAGTCAGTCGATGTGGAGAGTTGGCACAAAGTACGCGAATTGAATTGAAACACACTTCGATTTGTGTTAAGATGGTCGATAGGTCCTCGTACGTACTTACCtcaccgttcaggctagagccttgttgtctcttgctgtatgcagaagccgtctccactccactcggtccattgctgcttgtcgccagcctcgcaatcttcgaagggtccgcagatcgtcctctatctggtcgatccatcgtgctcgctatGCGACTCGTCTTCTTGGTCCTGctctcaagaaccatcttcaccgggtcgtagtccgacattcttacgacgtgtccagcccaccgcaaacgtcctatttttgcgatatgcgcgatggatggttcttccagcagctgatgcaactcatggttcatgcgcctgcgccacgttccgtcttccttctgcacgccaccatagatggtacgcaacacctttcgttcgaaaactccaagggcgcgttggccctccacgagcatagtctaggtctcgtggccgtagaggaccaccggtctaatcagcgtcttgtagataatcaacttcgtgcggcggcgaattttgatcgaccggagcgtcctccggagtccaaagtaggcacgatttcccgccaagatccgtctctgaattgctctgctggtatcattgtcagcggttgccagtgagcccaaatacacgaattcgtcgaccatctcgatttcgtcaccgtcaatccgaactcgggatgggaggttcacattgtcgtctctagaacgactctctcttcctctcatgtattttgtctttgaaacattgatggcaagtccaatcctgctggcttcagctttcagtctgcccaggtaaccaataagcaagctgaatgcgtcttaacggctacttgataagcacttaagtcgttttaaatgctatttaaaagtcgcttttggcaaaatatacggctacattactgctgtgctatgaaaatgcttttttactactgttgtgcattcagaatgctgcttactggcaagaagtttttaaacagtttttcaaatgctgattaacaacagttatgcataacgaatgccagcatactgcaagaagcatcaggaatgcaaattttacgctactttactgcatacactaatgcttgttggttacctgggtgatgtacgtttccgacatcgcctcaaagttccgtgccattatgtcaatgtcgtcggcgaagccaagaagctggacggacttcctgaagatcgtgccactcgtgtctatccccgctctccttattacaccttctaacgcaacgttgaacagcagtcacgatagaccatcaccatgccgtaaccctcttcgttattcaaagggactcgagagtgtccctgatactcgaacaacgcacatcccccgatccatcgtcgctttgactaatcgtgttagcttatccggaaaaccgtactcgtgcattatctgccatagctgatcgcgatcgattgtgtcatatgccgatttgaaatcgatgaacaaatgatgtgtgggcacgttgtattcgcggcacttctgcagaacctgccgaatcgcgaatatttggtccgtggtggcgcggAAACCCATGAATCCCacttggtagtgccccacgaactcccttgcaaatggtgacaatcggcggcaaagaatttgggagaagaCCTTGTAGGAccggcgctaagtagtgtgatcgcgcggtagttgcagaaatccaacttgtcaccctttttgtagattgggcaaacgacactctccatccactcctccggaagaagGTCCTCGTACGTCAACGTCGTATTTTGGAGTGTCGCTCGGAGATGCTTCATCGTGCTCTTAGTCACTCGGGTGATTGCAGATGTTCCCGGATGATTCGGCTGGCACCCACAAAATTGGTTCCGTGGTCAGACCAGATTTCCCTACAAAGTCCTCGTCGGCCACAGAAGTGTTTGAGAGCTGCTAAGAAAGCGTTTGTGGACAAATCCGAAACAGCCTCAAGGTGGACCGTCTTTGTTGTGAGGCAAACAAAAACAGCCACATAGCCCTTTACTGTTTTTTGCTGTTCGTAGATTGGACGAATGGAGAAGTACCGGGTCCGCATAATCTACACCATAGTGTATGAACAGACGAACTGGAGTCGTCCGGACTGCAGGCAAACTTCCCattacccagtaaagttcaggcggaaatgag encodes:
- the LOC131678473 gene encoding uncharacterized protein LOC131678473, translated to MILDSLANNIKEFRYDPDENITFAAWYGRYDDLFEQDAVRLDDEAKVRLLMRKLGSSEHERYVSYILPKLPKGYKFTDTVEKLKILFGAAESVISKRYQCLQVTKQPTDDYVTYACRINKACVEFELSKLTEEQFKCLMFVCGLKSEGDGEIRTRLLSKIEERDDVTLDHLSEDCQRLLRLKRDTAMIESSASTSSVNFIKRKQQFSKHQQKPPVETAEPDKNIPSTPCWFCGGMHFVRDCTHRSHKCKDCGIVGHREGYCSTAKRTSKASRNKKHPGAYATKSVYTGRI